Proteins encoded together in one Oceanobacillus iheyensis HTE831 window:
- a CDS encoding sigma factor-like helix-turn-helix DNA-binding protein — protein sequence MRKKHENKNWIDSLLAEYEHGKKALENMKKELDPEIEMDQKDINVLDEMIKDMSYAMNWMHIGREPDSYGGIDKRSAYQRRVIYDMDLLPSLEIEPTERKLTENEKVMITEILLVLSPRERQCYLLHMAQGWSMGEISEELNIGKSSVQQFIQRAKKKVACRTKDIQAHL from the coding sequence ATGAGGAAAAAACATGAAAATAAGAATTGGATAGATAGTTTATTAGCAGAGTACGAACATGGAAAGAAAGCATTGGAGAACATGAAGAAAGAATTAGATCCAGAAATTGAAATGGATCAAAAGGATATCAACGTACTTGATGAAATGATCAAGGATATGTCCTATGCCATGAATTGGATGCATATCGGTCGTGAACCGGACAGCTATGGGGGCATAGATAAACGCTCCGCGTATCAACGAAGGGTAATTTACGACATGGATTTATTACCATCATTAGAAATAGAACCAACAGAGAGAAAGCTTACGGAAAATGAGAAAGTGATGATTACGGAAATTTTATTGGTGCTATCTCCACGAGAAAGGCAGTGCTATCTGTTGCATATGGCGCAAGGATGGAGTATGGGGGAGATATCAGAGGAACTTAATATTGGGAAGTCTTCGGTACAACAATTTATTCAACGAGCGAAAAAGAAAGTCGCTTGTCGTACGAAAGACATACAAGCCCACCTATAG
- a CDS encoding phage tail protein: MSVNLSIDHYLEITGVKSYVNQFKNMTNEVGTLGNQLIDTGSSVKVLVDNLSAASGGIGPFKQLQDYLQSDTVQSFAGVFTGLVGAVDNTTAAIQSMQDVAQSIPNAFNSIQSTGKKLWGVLKANPILTIVSVIAGLIGVLFQLYQTNETVRGAIDSAWAAIQSVFTGTVDSMSNIDISGIISTIVTTLTTMLPVMLETGISFLQGFINGVLQQAPLLIEMVMSLIQTILNTFTTMIPLLIEVFSGVVTTLIDSIVMMLPLLITTIITLITTITETIILYLPMILNMGIQLINAIINGLIVALPMIIQAGISILTSLINGITTVIPQLLNVGMQLITSLVNTVVQLLPSLIQTGIQLLMSLIQGVLQVLPSLISMGIQLIIQLANSILSMLPQLLSAGIQIVLSLLKGIGSLLVQVLSIGRDLVTRVLSGIAEKITGLATAGKNMVFKAIEGVKEASDRFVTAGKDLISGMITGIKDKAKDLVSTAVQAAKDAVNGVLSFLGIKSPSRLFMGIGDDTMEGFIVGVNQMSGKLSKAMVNVTNGATKAFHAEMSPNLDLAGEVNNVHQFSNPQSVAVQSNIEQANQPAYINLRIGNSDFQSFVEDISNVQERKAFRTRRV; encoded by the coding sequence ATGTCCGTTAATTTATCTATAGATCATTATTTAGAAATTACCGGAGTGAAAAGTTATGTGAACCAATTTAAAAATATGACTAACGAAGTTGGTACCCTAGGTAATCAACTTATTGATACTGGCAGTTCAGTAAAAGTACTTGTTGATAACTTAAGTGCAGCCAGTGGAGGAATTGGTCCGTTTAAGCAATTACAGGATTACCTACAATCTGACACAGTACAAAGTTTCGCAGGTGTGTTTACAGGATTGGTTGGTGCAGTTGATAATACTACTGCCGCAATCCAGTCGATGCAAGATGTAGCTCAGAGTATTCCTAATGCATTTAATTCGATTCAATCTACTGGGAAGAAGTTGTGGGGTGTATTAAAAGCAAATCCTATTCTTACAATTGTTTCTGTGATAGCTGGATTAATAGGTGTTCTTTTTCAATTATATCAAACCAATGAAACGGTTCGAGGAGCAATTGACTCTGCGTGGGCAGCTATTCAGTCGGTATTTACAGGTACGGTCGATTCCATGAGTAATATTGATATATCAGGTATTATTTCTACCATTGTCACTACTTTAACTACCATGCTCCCAGTTATGCTAGAAACAGGAATTAGTTTTTTACAAGGTTTTATTAACGGAGTGCTACAGCAAGCGCCTCTATTAATAGAGATGGTGATGAGCTTAATTCAAACCATTTTAAATACATTTACCACCATGATACCTTTGCTGATTGAAGTATTTTCAGGAGTGGTAACAACACTTATTGATTCTATTGTGATGATGTTACCATTACTAATTACGACGATAATTACGTTAATAACAACTATTACTGAAACAATCATCTTATATCTCCCTATGATTTTAAATATGGGAATTCAATTAATAAATGCAATTATTAATGGTTTAATAGTGGCTTTACCAATGATCATCCAAGCTGGTATTAGTATATTAACCTCATTAATAAACGGGATAACGACTGTTATACCACAATTATTAAATGTTGGTATGCAGCTTATAACTTCACTTGTTAATACTGTAGTCCAATTACTACCAAGTTTAATTCAAACAGGTATTCAGTTGTTAATGTCTTTAATACAAGGTGTATTACAAGTGCTTCCGTCCTTAATTAGTATGGGAATTCAACTAATTATACAATTAGCTAATTCAATTTTATCGATGCTACCTCAACTACTAAGTGCGGGTATACAAATCGTACTATCATTATTAAAAGGTATTGGTAGTTTACTTGTTCAAGTGTTATCGATTGGAAGGGATCTAGTTACTCGAGTGCTGAGCGGAATTGCTGAAAAAATAACGGGACTAGCTACCGCTGGAAAAAACATGGTATTTAAAGCAATTGAAGGTGTGAAAGAAGCATCGGATAGGTTTGTAACAGCAGGTAAGGATCTTATTTCTGGAATGATTACAGGTATAAAAGATAAAGCGAAAGATTTGGTTAGTACTGCGGTTCAAGCAGCCAAAGATGCAGTGAACGGTGTATTAAGTTTCTTAGGAATAAAATCTCCATCAAGGTTATTTATGGGCATTGGTGATGACACAATGGAAGGGTTTATTGTAGGAGTCAACCAAATGTCAGGTAAGCTAAGTAAAGCAATGGTAAATGTAACAAACGGTGCAACAAAGGCATTTCATGCAGAGATGAGCCCTAACTTGGATTTAGCGGGAGAAGTAAATAATGTACATCAATTTTCTAATCCTCAAAGTGTAGCAGTCCAATCGAATATCGAACAAGCTAATCAACCAGCGTATATTAATCTAAGGATTGGTAATAGCGATTTTCAATCCTTTGTGGAAGATATCTCAAATGTACAAGAAAGAAAAGCTTTTCGAACTAGAAGAGTATAA
- a CDS encoding helix-turn-helix domain-containing protein, which yields MGIGDRIIQLREAKQWSQKELAKIAQINVSVMNRIEAGDRPVRGEELSQFASIFEVSTDFLLGRTDEVERNTVDEKQHFLEKIQEDFPEADLMFNDLASFSSEDIQDVYDYIKFKKSQKRK from the coding sequence ATGGGTATCGGAGATCGTATCATTCAATTACGCGAAGCAAAACAATGGAGCCAAAAAGAATTAGCAAAAATCGCTCAAATCAATGTTAGTGTAATGAATCGAATTGAAGCAGGAGATAGACCAGTTCGCGGAGAAGAGCTAAGTCAGTTTGCCTCTATTTTTGAAGTGTCTACTGACTTCTTATTAGGTCGAACAGATGAAGTTGAACGAAACACTGTCGATGAAAAGCAGCATTTCCTTGAAAAAATTCAAGAAGATTTCCCAGAAGCTGATTTAATGTTTAATGATTTAGCTAGCTTTTCCTCGGAAGATATCCAAGATGTTTATGACTACATCAAATTTAAAAAGAGTCAAAAGAGAAAATAA
- a CDS encoding tail assembly chaperone: MEFKVNNKEYVLKFGIKFIRQLDEVYKVDYQGLEFGMGVNLAYINLVQKNPTVLVEVIKAGISHHTNTPKQSTIESAIEEYAEIHDGLSTLFTELLGELGKSVMVKDTLKDFQEKAVKNK; encoded by the coding sequence ATGGAATTTAAAGTTAATAATAAAGAGTATGTATTGAAATTTGGTATAAAGTTCATTAGACAACTAGATGAAGTTTATAAAGTTGACTATCAAGGGTTGGAATTTGGAATGGGAGTGAATTTAGCTTATATCAATTTAGTACAAAAAAATCCTACTGTTTTAGTAGAAGTTATTAAAGCTGGGATTTCACATCACACTAATACTCCGAAACAATCGACAATTGAATCAGCTATTGAGGAATATGCAGAAATACATGATGGTTTGTCTACATTGTTCACTGAATTATTGGGTGAACTGGGAAAGTCGGTAATGGTCAAAGACACACTCAAAGACTTTCAGGAAAAAGCGGTAAAAAACAAGTAA
- a CDS encoding XtrA/YqaO family protein has product MRLKDILIREDQLPYSTKEEDKPFIIVYSNGKTKMSYLPDHGETKIITHQGQVKRVRFDEGEEFK; this is encoded by the coding sequence ATGCGATTAAAAGATATCCTCATTCGAGAAGATCAATTGCCTTATTCCACTAAAGAAGAGGACAAGCCTTTTATTATTGTCTATTCAAATGGCAAAACAAAGATGTCGTATTTACCGGATCATGGAGAGACAAAGATCATTACCCATCAAGGACAGGTGAAACGTGTTCGTTTTGATGAGGGAGAAGAATTTAAATAG
- a CDS encoding distal tail protein Dit: MYLFTDTTPREEPFIGSFSLQTIFNNMNIDQLLSDTQGRFITTSISGRNLTSKSIETNEFLGMHGLREGDFKYEPREIVVSFLLEDKTNSGFRNKIKQLYSILQGQKRKLRFTDENAYYLATFKEADIPEENSNSIEGSLIFLCTDPAKYFERVDIDINRGSDLYSIDSIEPTSWGIKVNFTENVSYFSFNESKGLYLYLNYEFIEGDELSIEYDKRKVLLNSEHDLRNTVSVQSHFQQLVPGDTEIITSHDCTLIYNKKDYS, translated from the coding sequence ATGTATTTATTTACTGATACAACTCCTAGAGAGGAGCCTTTTATAGGCTCCTTTTCTCTACAAACCATTTTCAATAACATGAATATAGATCAATTATTATCAGATACACAAGGACGGTTTATAACTACTTCTATTTCAGGAAGAAATCTGACTTCAAAGTCTATAGAAACAAATGAGTTTTTAGGAATGCATGGTTTAAGAGAAGGAGATTTTAAATACGAACCAAGAGAAATAGTTGTAAGCTTTTTATTGGAAGATAAAACAAACTCAGGATTTCGCAATAAAATCAAACAACTCTATTCTATTCTGCAAGGTCAAAAAAGAAAGTTAAGATTTACTGATGAAAATGCCTATTATCTTGCTACATTTAAAGAAGCGGATATACCAGAGGAGAATTCAAATTCCATAGAAGGAAGTTTAATTTTCTTGTGTACAGATCCAGCGAAATATTTTGAACGTGTAGATATAGATATCAATCGGGGCAGTGATTTATATTCTATTGATTCAATAGAGCCAACATCTTGGGGAATAAAGGTTAATTTTACTGAGAATGTTAGCTATTTTTCATTCAATGAAAGTAAAGGACTGTATCTTTATTTAAACTATGAATTTATTGAAGGAGATGAATTGTCCATAGAATATGATAAAAGAAAAGTCTTACTGAATAGTGAACACGACTTAAGAAATACTGTTAGTGTACAATCGCATTTTCAGCAATTAGTACCTGGAGATACAGAAATTATTACAAGCCACGATTGTACATTAATTTATAATAAAAAAGATTATTCATAG
- a CDS encoding phage major tail protein, TP901-1 family translates to MAEMLQGKNKVLLFRLLNESTNEAAKLVFQTEHTFSYSRALDRIITKDGTIVKVGELESEVSIEAIQSKDDPVREMLESAVKKGEKIELWEVTVDESLKEGDKYPAVYAQGYLDSWESAANAEEQATVSSNFIVELEPQVGMATLTTEQEEAVQYVFQDTVVEEGSVNE, encoded by the coding sequence ATGGCAGAGATGTTACAAGGAAAAAACAAGGTATTATTATTTCGTTTACTAAATGAAAGTACAAATGAGGCTGCAAAGCTAGTGTTCCAAACTGAACATACATTTTCGTATTCCCGAGCGCTTGATCGTATTATCACAAAAGATGGAACGATTGTAAAAGTTGGGGAGCTTGAGTCTGAGGTGAGTATTGAAGCAATTCAGTCTAAAGATGATCCAGTACGCGAAATGTTAGAAAGTGCAGTGAAGAAAGGTGAAAAAATTGAGTTGTGGGAAGTAACAGTAGATGAATCTTTAAAAGAGGGAGATAAATATCCAGCTGTATATGCTCAAGGATACTTAGATTCGTGGGAGAGTGCTGCCAATGCTGAAGAACAAGCAACAGTATCGAGTAACTTCATTGTAGAACTAGAGCCTCAAGTTGGAATGGCAACATTAACTACTGAACAAGAAGAAGCAGTTCAGTACGTATTTCAAGATACTGTAGTAGAAGAAGGATCCGTAAATGAGTAA